The Pyrococcus horikoshii OT3 genome includes a window with the following:
- the pyrH gene encoding UMP kinase: protein MRIVFDIGGSVLVPEKPDVDFITKLGYELTKISEDHEIAIVVGGGKVAREYIEVASKFNTNETFKDYLGIQITRANAMLLIAALKERAYPQVVSDFWEAWKAIQLKKIPVMGGTHPGHTTDAVSALLAEFLSADLLVVITNVDGVYTEDPKKNPNAKKIPKMKAKDLVDIVSREAGKAGVSTVIDPLAAKIIMRSGIKTYVIGKEDALKLFDVIKGNHNGTIIEP, encoded by the coding sequence ATGAGGATAGTTTTTGACATAGGGGGTTCGGTACTGGTTCCAGAAAAACCAGACGTGGATTTCATTACGAAGCTAGGATATGAGCTGACAAAAATAAGTGAAGATCATGAGATCGCAATAGTTGTTGGAGGAGGGAAGGTAGCTAGGGAGTACATAGAAGTCGCCTCCAAATTTAACACCAACGAAACGTTCAAGGATTACTTGGGAATCCAAATAACAAGAGCAAATGCAATGCTTTTAATTGCAGCCCTTAAGGAAAGGGCATATCCTCAAGTCGTTTCTGACTTCTGGGAAGCTTGGAAAGCTATTCAGCTAAAGAAGATTCCAGTTATGGGTGGCACTCACCCAGGGCATACAACCGATGCAGTCTCCGCACTGCTAGCAGAGTTTTTGAGTGCAGATCTCCTAGTCGTAATAACTAACGTTGATGGTGTTTACACTGAAGATCCAAAAAAGAATCCAAATGCAAAGAAGATACCCAAAATGAAAGCTAAAGATCTTGTTGATATCGTGAGCAGAGAAGCCGGAAAAGCTGGAGTGAGTACCGTTATAGATCCTCTAGCCGCTAAAATAATAATGAGAAGCGGAATAAAAACGTACGTTATTGGTAAGGAAGATGCATTAAAGTTATTTGATGTTATCAAGGGAAATCACAATGGAACAATAATCGAGCCATGA